ccgccgctgccgcctcgAAATGAATTCATACACAACTCAGCGCTTGCAGGAGCAATAATTACTCCATTAGCTATGCTGCTGCCCCCCAGAAAAGCCGACATCCGAATGTTCGTTCTGGTGGGAGCATTCTCACTCTGCACAAACCAACTTGCCTACGAGTACACCGGCCAATCTATATACGCACGAATGGGAAGCCGCGTGGGCTCAATATTCGACACGGGGCTACCAGAAGGCGCAAAGAGGACCCAGCAGCTATTGAAGGAacagagggagagagaggccgcGAAGAAAGCATCCGAGTCGGATGGCAAAAGCCGGCTCAAGGACATCTGGATGGGCGGCGAGGGAGAAGActggaaagagaagagggctgAGGAGCACAAGCAGAGCTTTCGAGAGGGCAAGGGCATGAGCGATATCATTTTTGACCAGATTGCCGACGTGTGGAGCGGCAACTGGAGAGGCAAGGCGAACAAGGACGATTCTACTTTGGCCGAGTCGCagagcgagaagaagaaatagtCCCGGGGTCTACAGCATCTgggtgatgatgtcgatgcaATGCAGCATCTTTCTATAACGATTTTGTACTAGTAGGGTGGCATGATTGTATGATATATTGTGTATAATGTAGGTATGTACCAAATACGGCGGCTCAGatatgacgacgatgagggGTCTCGTTACTCAAAAGGTGCAGTGGGTGCGATGGGTGCGAGGTCACCGAAAAGCTATGAGGGGTAAAAGgaagtaaaaataataattactcATCTCTTCTTGAGCAAAAAAGGGCATTTGGCAAGGGGAGATAGCATAGGACAGGGTATTTGAAGCTTAAGATAGGAAGTGCCTATCATTTAGCACCCCAATTTTGatatccagcagctcccATCAAAAATTTGATGGTAGTGATGATACCAAATACCAGACGAGCATACTAAGTAGTAGTCATGGCAGTGAATCCTAAgaaaatatagctatagttGCAGATTCTTAAAGAACTGCCCTTCACACCCGGTTTCGATGATCAAAGTTTACGTAGTCGTTGGGATATTGACTGTGTGAGGTTGCTAAATATAACATCAATCGGAGGCCCATTATTACAGCCTAGAAGACGTAAGTATGTACTGTAGCAACGCCTTGCACTGTGGCGTCGCGGTCGAATATCACTTGATAGAGCTGGGCGATTTAGCAGCACCAACTGTGCTGCTCGTATCTCAGTAGTACTAATGCAGTCTGAGCCACCTACTTGTCGTCAACGGGTGTCCTAGTAAAAGGCACAGAAGGTCCTGATTAGCCTCGTGCGATTTGCTTGTACGATTCCGGATCGATGTTTCGATAGAGCTCTGTTCATGCCCAAAGTGTGCACCAGCTGATTTGTTACCGATGACTTGTCCCTGCTTTGGTGAGACCTGACGGAATGAGCAGCCATGGTGCGAAAAAGGCGTCAAAGTCCATCCATCCCGTCAAAGGATGTGCGGCTAAGAGCACTGTTAAGGGCAACAAGCTGGACAATCAGGCCAAAATAGCAAAGCCCGCCACAGCAATCCAGTCATTTTCTGGCTGATCGACGCCAAGTTCCAGCTCAGCACAGCCCAGCCCCCTGGGCCCACCCACGTCAGCGTGCTGTGCATGCCACTGCCGTAGGATTTTTCGATCGGAGGTTAGTTGATGGGAGGTTCAAGGTTATTTATAAGGAAATACGcatcagctgctgcttgcctTTCCTTGGTCgcccttttgtttcttttctctctttacGACGAGCCTCTGCCAGTCTTTTATTTGTTTCATCTTGTCTGCATCTTATAGACGCCCCGCCGCGATTCGAGGCCTGAAACACCGGCAAGCCTGTGTCAGTGGCAATTTAACGGCCTGATCCATCAAATCATTGCATGCGCACAGGCCGACAGGGGCCTCTGCAGCGTCTGAGCTCCGTAGACCTGGTACGAATCGCTGCCGACGGAATACCAGTACATCGCACATCGTATCCACTACGTAATCGCCTGGCAAACATCAAAGCAAGGCATACTACTAAAGTATTTGGAGCCGCTTTTCTCCTGCCCTCCTACATACCTCATACCTCGtaccatcctcatcttcgacgCATCCGTCCGCTCGCTGAACCTGCTGCAACTCACTCCTTTAACGATTTACCGCTTCTGAGGACAATCACAGACAGTCACTTgatcttgtccttggcgtcgcttcgcttctcctcaattccatcgcttcttctcctccgcgTGGCGTCAGAGCCCGCTGGACAGCTCtttcgccatggctgccaaCAGTTACTACTATGGCGGCAATCAGCAGCCTCCAAACCACCCTACAGCCCCTTACTACGACAGTACGCACGCGCCGTCAGATTCAGAGCTTCCGCAAGCCTACAACTCTGGCTATTCGGATGCTCACTATGGGAGCCCATATGGCGCTCCGAACCACCAGCCCCAAACAGGTGCGTCGCCGTTTGATACCGTATTCGACGATCACGCATACCCAACGAATTCGAACTCAGGGCCGGGCGGCgcgagcagcagcgacaTCTCTCAGCAGGGATTCTACCACCAGGACACGGGCTACTATGGCTCAAGGACGGAGAATATCCCGTTGCAGGACCACACGAGCAAGTCTCCCGAGGCTACTGACCACATTTACGACGCGCCGGCTGGACAGTCAAATCAGAGGCGTGACAAGAGAGGCAAGGTTCGGGTAGGCGAGCTGGGCATGTTTGGTTCCAATAGGAAGCGCATCCCCTGGTTGGTCTACATCTTCTCGATTGCGCAAGTTggcgtcttcatcgccgagATTGTGCGGAATGGTAAGCGCACACGACCATCTAGTTCCAATTTGCTACACCGGCTCTAACCATGATATCTTGCAGGTCTTTTGACAGGCTCTCCCATCATGATCAAGCCCCAGTTCAACCCAATGATCGGGCCGTCGACACAGGTCCTCATCAACATGGGCGCCCGTTTCCCGCCTTGTATGCACAATATCAAGGAAGTCCAAGGCTCCACGATCCCCGTGCTGTTCCTCTGCCCAAACGCCACCAAGACTACGCAATTCTGCCCACTCTCGGAACTGTGCGGCTTCGGCGGTGACGTCCCGAATCCTCTTTTCGATGGCAACGAGCACCAGTCCCCGAGTCCCAATCAGTGGTGGCGCTTCATCATTCCGATTTTCATGCACGCCGGGCTTATTCATATCGGCTTCAACCTTCTTATGCAACTCACCATCGGCAAAGAAATGGAGATGGCAATTGGGTCGATTCGATTTTTCCTCGTATATATGAGCGCCGGCATCTTTGGTTTCGTCATGGGAGGAAATTATGCCGCCCCCGGTATTGCTTCTACTGGAGCGTCTGGCTCTCTTTTCGGAATTATTGCTCTTACTCTGCTCGACCT
Above is a genomic segment from Trichoderma breve strain T069 chromosome 6, whole genome shotgun sequence containing:
- a CDS encoding rhomboid family domain-containing protein, with protein sequence MAANSYYYGGNQQPPNHPTAPYYDSTHAPSDSELPQAYNSGYSDAHYGSPYGAPNHQPQTGASPFDTVFDDHAYPTNSNSGPGGASSSDISQQGFYHQDTGYYGSRTENIPLQDHTSKSPEATDHIYDAPAGQSNQRRDKRGKVRVGELGMFGSNRKRIPWLVYIFSIAQVGVFIAEIVRNGLLTGSPIMIKPQFNPMIGPSTQVLINMGARFPPCMHNIKEVQGSTIPVLFLCPNATKTTQFCPLSELCGFGGDVPNPLFDGNEHQSPSPNQWWRFIIPIFMHAGLIHIGFNLLMQLTIGKEMEMAIGSIRFFLVYMSAGIFGFVMGGNYAAPGIASTGASGSLFGIIALTLLDLLYSWKERRSPVKDLLFIIIDMVISFVLGLLPGLDNFSHIGGFLMGLVLAVPGAAEPGSVPFYKNPVGFFKGRKPLWWVWWLVRAAALVVIIVVFVVLINNFYKVGNTCSWCKYLSCLPVNGWCDLGTIKVQ